A window of the Euwallacea fornicatus isolate EFF26 chromosome 15, ASM4011564v1, whole genome shotgun sequence genome harbors these coding sequences:
- the LOC136343759 gene encoding retinitis pigmentosa 1-like 1 protein, protein MADDERKKLEEEKKRKQAEIERKRAEVRARMEEASKAKKAKKGFMTPERKKKLRLLLRKKAAEELKKEQERKAAERRRIIEERCGKPKLIDDANEEQTKSTIKQYYERIVRLEDAKYDLEYLVRKKDYEIADLNSQVNDLRGKFIKPALKKVSKYENKFAKLQKKAAEFNFRNQLKVVKKKEFTLEEEDKEKKPEWSKKGEKVQEAEEGEEGDAKPEEAAESKAESTPATQGDSPATDSQSSSEGQPSETQPAEGQPPVEGQPPIEGELTTETPAEGETAPTEGQPSEGEGALPAGGEPKPTEGESQPEVVPPGPFETFKQLVMNENYDIIALPETVLAPTESKEAVAIPHYSLVENRKNSGDGVVIYIKDSLKYKVVNLTSGNPDEKVTFEDLLEKLKSGPVEGAPVSEGSEAVPAEGQPPVEGQASADGQSATEGAAAATETTLTTEGEAIIAPPEAAPTPEGSETAATEAAPAADTPVTETVETPAEGAPSEAPPAPAIEPEVVPTPSEVPVDEGAPNIVEAVVVTAFVEAAA, encoded by the exons ATGGCGGACGATGAG agaaaaaaGTTGGAAGAG GAAAAGAAGAGGAAACAGGCCGAGATCGAAAGGAAGAGAGCTGAAGTGCGCGCTCGCATGGAAGAAGCCTCCAAGGCTAAGAAAGCCAAGAAAGGTTTCATGACCCCTGAAAGAAAGAAGAAACTTAGA CTGTTGTTGAGAAAGAAAGCCGCAGAGGAATTAAAGAAAGAACAGGAGAGGAAGGCTGCTGAAAGGAGGCGTATCATTGAAGAGAGGTGCGGAAAGCCTAAACTCATCGATGATGCTAATGAAG AACAAACTAAGAGTACGATCAAGCAATATTATGAAAGAATTGTCAGACTGGAAGACGCCAAGTACGATTTGGAATACCTCGTTAGAAAGAAAGATTATGAG ATCGCCGATTTGAACAGCCAAGTTAACGACCTCAGGGGCAAATT CATTAAACCCGCCCTCAAAAAAGTGTCGAAGTACGAAAATAAGTTCGCCAAGCTCCAGAAGAAGGCGGCTGAATTCAATTTCCGCAACCAACTTAAAGTTGTCAAGAAAAAGGAATTCACTCTCGAAGAAGAAGATAAAGAG AAAAAACCCGAATGGTCTAAGAAGGGCGAGAAGGTACAGGAAGCCGAA gaaggTGAAGAAGGTG ATGCAAAACCAGAAGAAGCAGCGGAATCTAAAGCCGAAAGCACCCCAGCTACACAAGGAGATTCTCCTGCTACCGATTCGCAATCGTCTAGTGAAGGTCAACCCAGTGAAACTCAACCTGCTGAAGGTCAACCACCAGTTGAAGGACAACCACCCATCGAAGGTGAACTCACGACAGAGACACCTGCAGAAGGTGAAACGGCACCGACTGAAGGTCAACCTTCTGAGGGTGAAGGTGCTTTACCTGCAG GTGGGGAACCCAAACCTACAGAAGGAGAATCTCAACCAGAGGTTGTTCCCCCAG GGCCGTTCGAAACGTTTAAACAGCTCGTCATGAACGAGAATTACGACATTATCGCCCTACCGGAAACGGTCTTAGCTCCGACTGAAAGCAAAGAGGCAGTAGCTATACCGCATTATTCCCTGGTTGAAAATCGGAAAAATAGCGGCGACGGCGTCGTCATTTATATTAAGGATTCGTTAAAATATAAAGTAGTCAATTTGACCTCGGGAAATCCAGACGAAAAGGTCACTTTCGAGGATTTGCTCGAGAAACTCAAATCCGGGCCTG taGAGGGAGCTCCGGTAAGTGAAGGATCCGAAGCTGTCCCGGCAGAAGGACAACCTCCAGTAGAAGGACAGGCGTCTGCAGATGGACAATCTGCAACAGAAG GTGCAGCCGCAGCAACAGAAACTACCCTAACAACTGAAGGCGAAGCTATTATAGCACCGCCAGAGGCAGCTCCAACACCCGAAGGAAGCGAAACAGCTGCAACTGAAGCGGCTCCTGCAGCTGACACTCCTGTAACCGAAACCGTGGAAACTCCTGCCGAAGGAGCACCGAGTGAGGCGCCCCCTGCACCAGCTATTGAACCTGAGGTGGTACCAACACCCTCTGAAGTTCCAGTAGATGAAGGAGCCCCTAATATTGTAGAAGCCGTTGTTGTTACGGCTTTTGTCGAGG CTGCGGCGTAA
- the LOC136343544 gene encoding tetratricopeptide repeat protein 17, translating into MFKQCLFLYFLLSTFTQLNAVNHWIVTQSGKIQAFLDSPFDLRKPDDLLALLDQENRKNDINDLYEELLSRKNAIEKKWLNIEKNSNIGSKVTSEDVDCIAADTLFSDLDLYNNIGINGTERGITITVPKKVNMERDKDKSSKEYKIPTCMNLTPETWSESLVNKTNLILKPEESLRKTFLPMKSLDQFGYYIVKSLKENSTSWVHYNLASFYWRIKGEGDKAIDCLKLAIQFVRGNFQDIPLHNLAGILHQSRHSKEAIQILNSAIQFAPKEPKHYFAMANIYAALRDFNSSVVYYEKLLEIDPNNKEAANYRHAVLCYHKLETALTTFQNDLQSILFELHDYHSIQQQWLRLQERLMWETASFDYQYDAVGPEILDVPKKVQRCLKRTTGGKPMISCDFYEKTPEMDKLNLHSLFQIVENEKHKFISHPLNLRLSSIQDDYGKSKSADHTLRIGFPKFPTSMPTKGNQYFDVTGWPRKEECMEWNLPIEEKEDLHLALFLPPENKGYMLKKALTDELNLPEGSQHELPWYPPVCEGDNIDGEKFLPISQEKHNFDIEQKPSEFLKKELLKYVSDGAADEHEIGQRIISAMEKKTAPKWVLASLASLYWRVRANIRKALDCLDLAFQNAPKEHTDVVLVSLGSTMYLLGLKEQSLKFATLAFKINYIEPSTNFLLALLHYENNNPLLAMYYLKNTLRVDSKFYDGLGEKLLKIWSCRIKLGIGPKLAGPIQEDRLPHCFQSESKSEFCNAGNNCKTDSIQCFTSERQVIIDSEAIRSSETYEHCKDKSIKSLGEQIMASLVAAETREDEDLPEFNEIKLKDSGNGFYYPHVHHHVHMGLSLGAEHFLQDYNKVGDFYVSLDINDNPGNERRLHIYDKYGTYTLSSKLCQYGNLLGSFKYSQLWEFVKDKMFDISSYLKQPTNKNSKEIVKPQCMQVVNPHMPFGLNELTLKVLALELPNVQDRDLTELLQLICGSLKLNSRELGTKIAKALVKDKTDWHLLMASAIFWMTVGNTEEAVVCIRGVVTKVPIGHLDIPLMFFSRLLWNTGLQEESLKIAHLGLKQNPSNILNHFRVAEIYIRLDKYEEAVPYLRASLLLDDRFDVARIRLKAVLCKLLFEDGYLHGGITTKIVDN; encoded by the exons atgtttaaacAGTGTTTGTTCTTGTATTTCCTTCTTTCGACATTTACACAGCTTAACGCGGTAAATCATTGGATTGTCACACAAAGCGGAAAAATACAGGCTTTT CTGGATTCTCCCTTTGATCTTCGCAAGCCTGATGATCTGCTAGCACTCCTTGACCaagaaaaccgtaaaaatgatataaatgATCTCTATGAAGAGCTTCTATCACGGAAGAATGCTATAGAAAAAAAGTGGCTAAATAtagagaaaaattcaaatattggtTCTAAAGTTACCTCTGAAGATGTTGATTGCATTGCTGCAGATACTTTATTTTCTGATTTAGACCTTTACAATAACATTGGAATTAATGGGACTGAAAGAGGGATTACTATTACTGTGCCTAAGAAAGTAAATATGGAAAGAGATAAAGATAAAAGCAGTAAGGAGTATAAAATACCAACATGTATGAATTTGACTCCTGAAACATGGTCTGAATCATTGGTTAAtaagacaaatttaattttgaaacctGAGGAATCActtagaaaaacatttttgccaATGAAATCTTTGGACCAATTTGGGTATTACATTGTTAAATctctaaaagaaaattctacTTCTTGGGTGCATTATAACTTGGCTTCTTTCTATTGGCGAATCAAGGGAGAGGGAGATAAGGCCAttgattgtttaaaattagcaATACAGTTTGTTAGAGG CAACTTCCAAGATATCCCTTTACACAACTTAGCAGGAATTTTACACCAATCTCGACACTCCAAAGAAGCTATTCAAATCCTTAACAGTGCAATTCAATTCGCCCCTAAAGAAccaaaacattattttgcaATGGCAAACATATATGCTGCCTTGCGGGATTTTAATAGCTCAGTTGTCTATTATGAGAAGTTGCTGGAAATTGATCCCAACAATAAGGAGGCTGCTAATTACCGACATGCAGTTTTATGTTACCATAAGCTCGAGACTGCACTTACCACCTTTCAGAA TGACTTGCAAAGCATTCTATTCGAGCTGCATGATTATCACAGTATACAGCAGCAGTGGTTGAGACTGCAAGAGCGATTAATGTGGGAGACTGCTTCATTTGATTATCAGTACGATGCAGTTGGGCCTGAGATCTTAGATGTGCCTAAGAAA GTCCAAAGATGTCTGAAAAGAACTACTGGAGGCAAACCGATGATATCTTGCGATTTCTATGAAAAGACCCCAGAGATGGACAAACTTAACCTGCAtagtttatttcaaattgttgAGAATGAGaagcataaatttatttcgcaTCCCTTAAATCTTCGCCTATCTTCAATCCAAGACGATTACGGTAAATCCAAGAGCGCAGATCATACTTTGAGAATCGGGTTCCCGAAATTCCCCACAAGCATGCCTACTAAAG GCAATCAGTATTTTGACGTTACTGGTTGGCCCCGGAAAGAGGAGTGTATGGAATGGAATTTGCCTATTGAGGAAAAAGAGGACTTACATCTAGCATTATTTTTACCACCAGAAAATAAAGGATATAT GCTTAAAAAAGCACTAACTGATGAGTTGAATCTACCCGAGGGCTCTCAGCATGAATTACCGTGGTATCCACCAGTGTGTGAAGGCGATAACATAGATGGGGAAAAATTCCTGCCTATTTCACAGGAGAAACACAATTTTGACATTGAGCAAAAACCTTcggaatttctgaaaaaagagCTGCTCAAATATGTGAGTGATGGTGCTGCTGATGAACACGAAATTGGCCAGAGGATTATTAGCGCAATGGAGAAG AAAACAGCGCCAAAATGGGTTTTAGCCTCTTTAGCTAGTCTCTATTGGCGCGTTAGAGCTAATATAAGAAAAGCCTTGGATTGCTTAGatttggcttttcaaaacgCCCCTAAAGAGCACACTGATGTAGTTTTGGTGTCTCTGGGCTCTACAATGTATTTATTAGGCTTaaag GAACAATCGCTGAAATTCGCTACTTTGGCCtttaaaatcaattacatAGAGCCGAGCACGAATTTCCTTTTGGCGCTTTTGCATTACGAGAATAATAATCCTTTGCTGGCCATGTATTATCTGAAAAATACGTTGCGTGTAGACTCAAAGTTTTATGATGGATTGGgagaaaaattgttgaaaatttggtcTTGTCGAATTAAACTTGGAATCG gacCTAAATTAGCCGGACCCATTCAGGAAGACAGGCTACCTCACTGCTTTCAGTCCGAATCAAAATCCGAGTTTTGTAACGCAGGAAATAACTGCAAGACTGATAGTATTCAATGTTTCACATCCGAACGACAAGTGATTATCGATTCTGAGGCCATTCGATCCTCAGAAACTTACGAACATTGCAAGGATAAAAGCATAAAAAGTCTGGGTGAACAAATCATGGCCTCTCTTGTTGCCGCTGAAACTAGAGAAGACGAAGACCTTCCCGAATTCAATGAGATCAAGCTCAAAGACTCAGGGAATGGTTTTTACTACCCTCATGTGCATCATCACGTTCATATGGGGCTTTCTTTGGGGGCGGAACATTTTCTTCAGGATTACAATAAAGTTGGGGATTTTTATG TTTCTCTGGATATTAATGACAATCCAGGCAACGAACGGCGATTGCACATATATGACAAATATGGGACTTATACGTTGTCAAGTAAACTCTGCCAATACGGGAATTTATTGGGTTCGTTTAAATACTCGCAGTTGTGGGAATTTGTCAAGGATAAAATGTTTGA CATAAGTTCCTATTTGAAACAACCgacaaacaaaaactcaaaagagATTGTGAAGCCTCAATGTATGCAAGTGGTAAATCCGCATATGCCTTTCGGTCTAAATGAATTGACCCTCAAAGTATTAGCATTGGAATTGCCCAACGTCCAAGACCGTGATTTAACGGAActgttgcagctcatttgcggCAGCTTGAAGTTAAATAGTCGAGAATTGGGGACAAAAATTGCCAAAGCGCTTGTGAAG GATAAAACCGACTGGCACCTTTTAATGGCCTCTGCAATTTTTTGGATGACTGTGGGGAATACCGAGGAGGCGGTGGTTTGCATCAGGGGGGTAGTCACCAAAGTTCCAATTGGTCATTTGGACATTCCGCTAATGTTTTTCAGTCGCTTACTTTGGAA TACTGGTTTGCAGGaagaaagtttaaaaattgctcattTGGGACTCAAGCAAAACCCATcaaatatattaaatcattttagaGTAGCAGAAATTTACATTAGATTG GATAAATACGAAGAAGCAGTACCTTATCTAAGGGCTTCTCTTTTACTAGACGATCGGTTCGATGTGGCTAGAATAAGGCTGAAAGCAGTTTTGTGTAAGCTGCTCTTCGAAGATGGCTACCTTCATGGTGGAATTACGACTAAAATTGTCGACAATTAG